In Trueperaceae bacterium, the sequence ACGCGACCCCGAGGGGTAGGCCCACGGCAAGTGCGACGAGAATCGCGACGGCGGCCAATTGCGCGGTCGCGGGCAGGGTCTCACCGATGATGGTCGCGACGGGACGTCGATCCTTGATGGACGTCCCCAAGTCGCCTTGGAACACGCCGGCGACGTAGTCGACGTAGCGCACGACGAGCGGACGATCCAAGCCGAGCTCGGTTCGCGTGGCCTCGATCGATTCCGGGGTCGCGAATTCGCCCAGCATCAGTGCGACGGGGTCGCCAGGCACGATCTCGAGCGAAGCCACGACGACCGCGACCACGCCAAGGAGGATCGGGACGGCAAGCAAGATTCGACGGATGAGATAGGCCAACATGATGGGGGTCGGTACCGGAGGGCGGGGGCCCTCCGGTACCGAACGCTTCCTCCTACTCGGCCTTGGACACGGGGTACAGGTCGAGGTTGTACTCGATCGGGTGGGGTTCGAACCCCTCCACGTCGGCTCCCACGACCGTCACTTCGATCGTGTTGTAGATCGGCACCGCGGGCAGGTCCTCGGCGAGGATCGCCTGGACGTCGGCGTACAGGCCTTCGCGCGTCGCGACGTCGGTTTCCTCCCGCGCTTGGGTTAGGAGTTCGTCCACCTCGTCGTTGGCGTAGCGCCAACTGTTCCAACTCTCGGGGGGGAACTGGTCGCTACGGAAGTTGGAGTACATCGTGTAGTCGGCGTCGGCGGTCGTCGTGAGCCAGCCGAAGGAGAACATGTCGTACTGCAGGGGATCTTCGCGCAACTCCGTGAACGTCGTGGCCCACTCGAAGACGTTGAGCTCGACCTGGATCCCGGCCTGACGCAGGAACTCCTGGATGACTTCGGCGACCTCCTGGTCCTGAAGGTAGCGGCCTGCCGCGGGGAGCATCTGCAGCGTGAGTTCCTCGCCGTCGCGTTCCATGATGCCGGCGTCGTTCTGGGTGAATCCGGCCTCCTCGAGGAGGGCGATCGCGGCGTCGGGATCGTAGGGGTAGCGTTCGTCGAGGTTCATGTCGGCGTACCCGAGCACCCCAGGCGAGATCACGCTCGTCGGCACCGTCGCCGCATCCTCCAAGAGGTTCTCGACGATGCCCGGCACGTCGATGGCGTGCGCGATCGCTTGGCGAACGAGCGGCTCGTCGAGCGGAGCCCGCTCGAGGTTGAAGCCGAGGTAGAACACGCGCAAGCCCGTGGCGGCGTGCACGTCGAAGGCTTCGCTGGACTCGAACGACGCCAGGTCCGCGGGGTTGGGCTTGAGCAGCATGTCGGCCTCGCCCGATTGGAGGGCGAGGGTGCGAGCACCCGCTTCGGGCACGGTCCGGAACACGACACGGTCGAGTTCGGGGCGGCCGCGCCAGTAGTCGTCGTTGGCCTCGAGGGTGATGCTCTCGTTCGTGCGCCACTCGACGAACTTGAACGGGCCCGTTCCTACGGGGTTACGGGCGTAGTCCTCGCCGAGCCGCTCGACGGCGGCCGGGCTGACGACACCGGTGTACACCATCGTGCTGGTGAGGAGAAGGGGACCGTAGGGCTTCTCCGCCACGATGTCGACGGTGTATTCGTCGACCACGTCGACGGACGCGATGGGGCCGGCGAGGCTGGCCCACCGGCCGGGGGGATCGGCGAACAGCGAGCGATCCCACGTGAACTTGACGGCCTCGGCGTTGAACGGCGTTCCGTCGTGGAACTCGATGCCCTCGCGGAGGTAGAAGCGCAAGCGCGTGTCGTCCACGAACTCCCACCGCTCCGCGAGGCGGCCTTCGATCTCCATGTCGGCGTTCAGGGTGATGAGGGGTTCGATGACGTTGCCGAACACCCAAGCGCCCGGCGCGGTCGTTTCCTCTTGCGCATCGAGCGAGACCGGATCCGAGGGGCGCACGATGACCAGCTCGTCGGCGGACTGTGCCCACACCAACGTCGTAGCCAGGATGCCGATCATGGCGACGAGCGACGTAATTCCGCGTTTCATGGAACCTCCTCCTTGGATTGAGAACCGATGTCGCCATCCCCGAGCGGAACGACGGCGATCGGAACGAAGATGGACACGATGGGACTCGATGGGAATCGATGACCCAAAGTGTTAGCGCGAAGTGTAACGGTCTGCATTTTCCTACGTCAACTGCGCACATTCTTTCCTGTTACAATCGCTCCATGCAGAATCGCGTACCAGTCACCCCGTACACTTGGGGAGGATGAGCGTGCCCGAGCCACCTCCCCCGCTCCCCCTGCGCATCGATCGCGACCTCCCGGTGTCGATTCACGCGCAACTCCTCGGCCAAATCGAGTACGGCATTGCCACCGGGCGACTCGCCCCCGGACATCGCCTCCCGTCGGTCCGCGAACTCGCCGAGCAACTCTCGGTCTCTCCGGTGACGGTCGCCAACGTCTTCAAGGCCCTTCGCGAACGCGATCTCATCGAGACGGTGCCGGGCCGCGGTACGTTCGCGGCTCGCCGCGACGACGACGCCCCACCGAACCCGCACCTCCCCGCGATTCATCACGCCATCGACGACGTGGTGCGTTTGGCCGAGCGCCACGGTATGCCGCCCGAAGAGCTGGCTACGCTGCTGAGCGTCCGCCTCCAATCGAGAGCGATGGAACCGACGCTCGACGTGTGGTTGGTGGGGATCTACGACGCCGCCACCGCCCGGTACGGGCGCGCCCTCGGCGAACGCCTCGGCCGTCACGTGTCCACCACGACCTTCGAGCGCCTTCGTGGCGACACCCTCGAGCGCGTGACGAACGCCGACCTCGCTCTCACGTTCGCGTACCGTCGGCGCGAGCTCCTGACGCGCCTGGGCGGCCGGGGACCACGCGTGGCGTCGCTCCGGTTTCTCCCGCAGACGGGGGTCCGCAGCGCGCTGGCGACGTTGTCGCCGTTCAGCCGCGTGGGCGTCGTCTCGGCCCTCCCCTCGTTCCTGCCGACGTTCCTCGACGGGGTCCGGTCCTATGCCGGCCACGTCGCCGACGTCCGCGGAACCGTCCTGGACGCCGCCGACGTCGACGCCCTCGTCGCGACGAGCGACGTCGTCGTGTATTCGACCGGCGCGGACGCCGTCCTCGAGCGCATCCCGGCCGACCTTCACGCCTTCGAGTACCGCCACGATCCCGACCCGGTTTGGGTCGAACGGCACATCGTCCCCCAGGTGCAGGCGGCGACGCTCGCCCAACCAACCCCACCCAAGGAGGCCCAATGCACGTCCACGACATGAGTTGGTTCGACATGGAGGCGTATCTGAAGCGCGACGACCGCGTCGTCGTTCCGCTCGGAAGCCTCGAACAACACGCGTACCTCAGCCTCGGGGTGGACAACATCCTGTCGCAACGGGTCGCCCTCGAGGCCGCAGGACCGCTCGGCGTTCCCGTCATGCCCGGCGTCCCCTACGGCCTCACGCCCTACCAGACGTCGTGGCCCGGGACCGTCACCTTGCGGGTGGATACCTACCTCGCCCTCCTCCGCGACCTGATGGACGGCCTGGCGCGACAGGGGTTTCGACGCATCCTGTTCGTCAACGGCCACGGAGGCAACGCCGGCGTCCGTGGCTTGCTCCAGGAATGGATGATGGACCACCCCGGAACGAGCGTTCGCTGGCACGATTGGTGGAGCGCCCCCGAAACGTGGGCCAAGGTGCAATCGATCGATCCAGCCGCCTCCCACGCCTCGTGGATGGAGACGTTCCCCTGGACGCGCCTCGACGCGGACCGCGACGTCCCGACGACCGCCAAACCCATGGTCGACTTCGAGGTCCTGCGCGCCCTCGCACCCGCCGACGTCCGCGCCTACGTTGGGGACGGCAACATGGGGGGCGCCTACGAAAAACCCGACGAGGTGATGCTCGCGTTGTGGGAGGTCGGCGTCACCGAAACGCGCGCCGCGATCGAAGGACCGTGGAGCGCATGACGACGCTCGTCTGGGGGGCCGGTGCCATCGGCGGAACGATCGGAGCGTACGCCCACCGGGCGGGGCACGACGTGACCCTCGTGGACGTCGAGGCGTCGCACGTCGACGCCGTGCGCCGATCCGGCTTGACGATCGAGGGGCCGGTCGACACCTTCACGGTGTCCGTCCCCGCCTACGAACCCCACGAGCTCTCCGGCCGATACGACGCGGTGCTGCTGTGCACGAAGGCGCAGCACACGCCGCAGGCCCTCGACGCCATCGAGGCGGTGCTCGCGCCCAGCGGGTACGTCGCCTCGTTCCAAAACGGGCTGAACGAATGGACGGTGCGCGACCGCGTCGGCCCCGACCGCACCATCGGCGCGTTCGTCAACTTCGGAGCCGACTACCTCGGTCCGGGACGCATCCACTTCGGAGGTCGCGGCACCGTCACCATCGGCGAGCTCGACGGTCGCACGAGCGACCGCCTCGTGTCCCTCCATGCCCTCGTGCGGGCCTTCGATCCCGCGACGCGGATCACCGACAACGTCTGGGGCTACTTGTGGGGCAAGATGGGGTATGGCGCCATGCTGTTCGCCAGCGCCCTGACGAACGAGAGTATCGCCGACGTCCTCGACGCGCGGGACGTGCGCCCCATCCTCGACGCGCTCGCGGCGGAGGTGCTGCAGGTCGCGCAGGTGGAGGGGGTCATTCCCTTCGGGTTCAACGGCTTCGATCCCGTGGCCTTCGGGCCGGCGGGCAACGCCGCGATGCGTGCCGCGTCCTACGATGCGATGGTGGCCCACAATCGGGGCTCAGCCAAGACCCACAGCGGGGTCTGGCGCGATCTCGCGGTCCGCAAGCGCCGCACCGAAATCGATGCGCAGTTCGGCCCCATCGTGGCGCGGGCGCAGGCCGCGGGACGGGCGACGCCGACCTTGGCGCGGTTGATCGACGTCGTTCACGACGTCGAAGAGGGACGGCGCCCCCAGGCGTGGGACACCCTGCACGCCGTGGCGGACGTACCGGAGGTGGCGTGAACGTCCGCTTCGACGGCGACGTCGTCCTCGTCACCGGCGCCGCGCAAGGGATCGGTCGCGGCATCGCGCTCGCCTTCGCCGACCTCGGAGCCCACGTGCACGCCTGCGACGTGGATGCGACGGAGCTGGACGCGACCCGCGCCGAGGCCGAACGTCGAGGCGTACCCCTTGCGGCGTCGCGCGTCGACGTCACCGACCGGACGTCCGTGAGCGCGTGGGTCGACGGCGTCGAAGCGGCCGAGGGCCGCATCGACGTGATCGTCAACGTGGCCGGCGGCGTGTTGGGCCAGGTCGGGCGGCCTCTCGAGGAGGTCCCCGAGGAGGACTGGAAGGCGATCTTCGCCGTCAACGTCGACGGCGCCTTCCACACCGCGACCGCAGCGGCCCCGGTGTTCAAACGACGGCGCGCGGGCCGGATCGTGACCATCAGCAGCGGCGCCGGGCTGGGCGTGAGCCTGACCGGAATCCAGGCGTACGCGGCGGCGAAGGCCGCGCAGATCGGCCTCACGCGCCAACTCGCGCACGAGTTGGGTCCGTGGGGCGTGCGCGTCAACGCGATCGCACCCGGCTTCGTTCGCTCGAACCCGACCACCGAACGCCAGTGGGCTTCCTACGGCGCCGAGGGCCAGAAGCGCCTGATCGAGAGCATCGGCCTGCGGCGACTCGGTACCGTCGACGACGTCGTGCACCCCGTCCTGTTTCTCGCGTCGGAGCAGGCAGGCTGGATCACCGGGCAGACGCTCCCGGTCGACGGGGGACGCGCATGACCCGCGCCGACCTTCCAACCGTGCTCGACGACCTGGCCGGCGCCTTCGAGGCGCACCGCACGGCGGTGGCCGAGTTCGTGGCGATCCCGTCGGTATCGACCGACCCTGCGCACGCGGACGACGTCCGCCGCGCCGCGGGCTGGATCGAGACGCGACTACGCGCCATGGGCGACCTGCGCGTCGAGCGCATCGACACGCCCCGGCACCCGGCCGTCCTCGCGAGCTGGGACGGCGCTCCGGGCGCCCCCACCGTCCTCGTCTACGGCCACATGGACGTCCAACCTCCCGACCCGCTGGACGCCTGGGCATCCCCCCCCTTCGAGCTCGACGAGCGCGACGGTCGCTGGTACGCCCGCGGCATCTCCGACGACAAGGCATCGATGCTGATCCCCATTCTGGTCGCCGAAGCGTTCTTCCGGCACGGCGCTCCACCGGTGAACCTCCGGCTGCTGTTCGAAGCGGAGGAGGAGATCGGCAGCCCACACCTCCCCGAGATCGTGCGCTCGCGCGCCGGCGAGTTGGCGTGCGACGTGGTGCTTTCCGCCGACGGGGGGATGTGGAAGGCCGAAGTCCCGGCACTGACCACCCGGGCCCGCGGTATGACCGGCCTCGAACTGAGGGTCCGCACGGCGGGGAAGGATCTGCACTCGGGCCGTCACGGGGGCGCAATCCACAACCCGACGCACGCGCTGGCGCGCATCGTCGCCAGCCTTCACGACGACGCCGGCCGCGTCGCCGTCGAGGGGTTCTATGACGGTGTCGCCACACCGAGCGAAGCCCGCCTCGCCGAGCTCGACCGACTCCCCTTCGACGAGGCCACCTACCTGCACGAGGTCGGTGCGCCCGGGACCTACGGCGAGCCGGGCTACGGCACGCTGGCGCGTCAGTGGCTGCGCCCGACGGTGGAGGTGAACGGTCTGGGCGGCGGCTATCAGGGGCCCGGCTCCAAGACGGTGCTCCCGTGGGAAGCGTTCGCCAAGATCACCTGTCGACTCGTTCCGGGGCAGGACCCCGACGCCGTCCTCGACGCACTCGAACGCCACCTGCACGCGGTCCGGCCGCCCGGCGTCACGCTCGCAATCCGCCGCAGCGAGCTCGGCGCCCCCGCCTACGTCATGCCGGACGACCACCCGGTCCTACATGCCGCCGAGGCGGTCCTCGAAGCCACCTTCGACCAACGACCGGTGCGCGTTGGAATGGGCGGCAGCGTGCCGATCGCCGCCACCTTCGCCGAGACGCTGGGGGCCGACACGCTGTTCTTCTCGTTCAGCACCGCCGACGAGAACATCCACGCTCCCAACGAGTTCTACCGCCCCGAACGATTCGCGCTCGGACTCGAGGCATGGGCGCGACTCTGGCATCGACTCGCTTCGTCCCTTCCCCCCACATCGTCATGAGCGGCCGCGAGGACACTCCGGACGTCGCCGCGCTCCTGGACGTCCTGCGCACGCACGTGGGCATCGGTGACCTCACCTGCATCCTCAGCGATCGCGCCGACGTCCGCGTTCTCGACGTCGATTGGGGGGTGCGACTCGGTCCTCCATGCTTCGTCGGGCGCGCCCGCACCGTGACCACGAACGGCGGCGTCGCGCCGATCCGCACGATGCTGCCCGCCTTGCTCCCCGGCGACGTTCTCGTCGTACGTTCGAGTCACCCCTCCGCCGCGGTGTTCGGCGACCGACTCGCGGACGCCGCGACCGCTCGCGGCGTCACGGGCGTCGTCGTCGACGGGAAGGTGCGCGACGTCGTCGCGCTGGAGGCCGGGACGCTTCCGGTCGTGGCGCGCGGCGTGCGACCGCAACGTCACGACGCGGTCGGTGCGGGGACGCAGGACACACCACTGGCCATCGGATCGACGTACGTCGCCCCGCACGACATCGTCGTCGGCGATCGCAACGGCGTCGTCGGCGTTCCGGCTTCGTCGTCCGAACACGTCCTGAGCGACCTCGACGCGTGGATCGAGGCGGAGCGGACCGCCGACCAGGCCGCCCCCTCCCCTCGGGAAGGGTGAGGCCCCCACCCGGTTCGCGGGGTCGATCGCGGGACGGAGCACCGATCTCGCGGACGACGAGGGCCCGCCACGGATGGCGATCCCCTGAATCATCGGCGGCCCCGCCCTCGTGGGGCGAGGGGCGTTGGGGCGGGCGCGACGCCGAGTCCACAGCGCGGATCCAGGGTGGGCGGGACGCCCGCAGGCCTTCGGGCGGCATGAGCGGACGAGCCCACGTTCCGTCCGAGCGTGGCGAACGAACCCGACCCCCCCGTTGTCGGAATGATTCCGACCTGCTTGACGTCGTCGAAACGGGGGGATAGCCTACGCTCACATACCCCCACCGGGTATCGGCGGGGTCGTTCCCCCCGCCCTCTGGAGACCCGCATGTCCGACGCCCCGACCGCCCCCGACGCCACGCCCACCGCCGGCCCCACGCTGCCCCGCCTGAACGAGCCGGCGCCCGAGTTCACCGCGACGACGACGCAGGGCACGATCGCCCTCTCCGACTACCGCGGACGCTGGGTCGTCCTGTTCAGCCACCCGGCCGACTTCACGCCCGTCTGCTCGACCGAGTTCCTGGCGTTCGCCCGCGAAGCGAGCGCCTTCGAGGCGCGCGGGGCGAGCCTCATCGGCCTGTCGATCGATTCCGTGCACGCCCACCTGGCGTGGCTACACGACCTCGAACAGATGACCGGCGAGCCGGTCCCGTTCCCCGTGATCGCCGACCTCGACATGAAGGTCTCGAACCGGTTCGGCATGATCCACCCCGGCGCGTCGGAGACCGCCGCGGTGCGCGCGGTCTTCCTCATCGACCCCGAGGGCGTCCTGCGCGGCATGCTGTACTACCCGCTCAACGTCGGGCGCAGCATCCCCGAGGTCCTGCGCTTCCTCGACGCGCTGCAGTTCTCCGACGCGCAGAAGATGTCGACGCCCGCCGACTGGACGCCGGGCGACCCGGCGATCGTCAAGGCGCCCGCCACGATGGAGGAGATCCGCAACGACGACCCGTCGACGTACCACGACTACCGCCGCTGGTACCTGCGCCTGAACGAACCGGCCTGACGGCCGCCCTCCGCATCGTCACGGGCCGCCCCGCGGGGCGGCCCGTGACGTGGCGCGAGGCCGACGCGGCTACACGTCGCCCAAGTACGCCTTCTTCATCGCCTCGTCCTCCAGCAGGTCCCGGGCGGGCCCGGACAGGACGACCTCGCCGGTCTGCAGGACGTAGCCGCGGTCGGCGATGGAGAGCGCGACGTTCGCGTTCTGCTCGACGACGAACACGCTGATGCCTTCGTCGTTGACGGTCTTGATGATCTCGAAGATCTTCTCGACGAACAACGGTGCGAGCCCCATGGACGGCTCGTCCATCAGGATGAGTTTCGGGCGGCTCATGAGGGCCCGCCCCATCGCCAACATCTGTTGCTCCCCCCCCGACATCGTGCCGCCCTGCTGGTTCAGGCGTTCCCCGATGCGGGGGAACAGGTTCACGACGTAGTCGACGTCCTCGCGGATGGCCTTGCGGTCGTTGCGCAGGTACGCCCCCATCTCGAGGTTCTCGCGGACGGTCATCTTGGGGAAGATCCGCCGGTTCTCCGGCACGACCGCCATGCCCCGCTCGATGCGTTGCGCGGTGTCGAGCGTGTCGGCGCGCTCCCCCCGGAAGTACATCTCGCCCTCCGACACCCGGACGATCCCGAGGATCGTCTTGAGGGTCGTCGACTTGCCCGAGGCGTTCCCTCCGAGCAGGCACACCATCTCGCCGGGGTGGATGACCATGTCGACGTCGTGCAGCACCCGGATGGGGCCGTAGTGGGTGGTGACCTTGCGCAACTCGAGCAGGTTCTCCGGCGCCGGTCCGGGGGCCGCGTCGCTCATGCCGCCCCCTCCTCGCGCGCGTCGTCGCTGCGCTTGCCGAGGTACGCCTCGAGCACCGCGGGGTCGTTCACGACGTCCTCGTAGGCGCCCTCGGCGATCTTGCGGCCGTAATCGAGGACGATCACGCGGTCGCTGATCTCCCCGACGAGGTTCATCTTGTGCTCCACGAGCAGGATCGTGTAGCCGCCCTCGTCGCGCATGCGCTGGATGATTTGGGTGATCTCCTTCGTCTCCTTCGGGTTCATGCCGGCGCTGGGCTCGTCGAGCAGCAGCATCTTTGCGCCGGTCGCCATCGCGCGCGCCATCTCGGTGCGGCGTCGGTTGGCGTACGACAACACGTACACCGGCTGGTGCAGACGGAAGCTCATGAGGCGCGGCCCGAAGAACGACAGGGCCTCGAGGGCGCGTTCGTGCATGACGCGCTCCGCCTCGCGGTAGCTGCGCGTGCGCAGCACCGCCTGCCACCACGGCACGTGGCGGCGTCGGTGCTGCGGGATCAGGACGTTCTCGAGGACCGACAGGTTCGTGAACAGGCGCAGGTTCTGGAACGTCCGCGCGACCCCCTCGCCGACCACCTGGTCGGGGGCCTTCCCGACCAGCGACTGCCCCTCGAGCAGGACGTCGCCGGCGTCCGGCGTGTAGACGCCGGTGATCAGGTTGAACAGGGTGGTCTTCCCCGCCCCGTTCGGCCCGATGACGCTGACGATCTCGCCCGGCTCGACGTCGAAACTGAGGTGGCTCGTGGCCTGCAGCCCCCCGAAGCTCTTGCTGACGTCGCGAACGCTCAACATCGACACGTCAGGTCCTCCCCTCGTCACCGTCGTCGGTGGCACCGCCTCCAGCGTCGCCGCCGTCGTCGTCCGCGTCCCCCGACGCGCCGTCGTCGGGCGCGTCGGGGTGGAAGTCGGGGTCGCCGGCGACGCCGTGGCGTTGCACGTCGCGGGGTTTCGTGCCCCGCTCGAGCAGCGGGTGCGCCCCCGGCCCGTCGTCGTCCAGGAGCGCCCGCGGGAGCGGGTCGCCCTGCGCGCTCGGGTGGTCGGAGGCGTAGTCGTAGGGCTCCACCGGGTCGGCGGCCCCCGCCGCGCCGTCCGCCGCACTGCCCGCCGCACTGCCCGCCGCCCCGTCCGCGGCGGCGGCGCCGGCCCGGTTCAGGTCGGGGTTCGTGAGCCAGGCGTCCTGGGCGCGTTCGTCGTCGCTGGGCTCCGCCCTGCGTTCGCGGAGCAGCCACGCCCAACTGAACTCCGCGCGGCTCATGATCCCCTCGGGACGGAGCGCCATGATGGTGATGAGCAGGACCGCGAGGAGGATGCGGCGCATCCCGAACGCCTGGAAGGTGCCGTCGAACGCCGCCGCGTCGGGGAACAGCAGGGCGACGGCCAGCACCACCGCACCGATCCCCGCCAACAGGATCGTGAGGGGGTGCCAGACCGGCCGGAGGCGTTTGCGGCGGCGGAACGCCGCCCCCCCCAATCCCGCCGCGAGGACCAGCGCCCCGAGGATCGCGAACCACGTCTCGAGGGGGTAGGTGCGCTCCAGCGGGTCGCCGTACTGCTGGACGAACACGACGACCGCGGTCCCCATCAGCACGCCGGTGTACGACCCCGTCCCCCCAACGCTGATGGCGACGAGGAAGAAGAAGGTGAGGAAGAACAAGAAGAAGTCGAGGCGGGCGGCGGACAGGTAGGACACCCACAGGCCGCCGGCGATGCCGGCGAAGAAGGCGCTGATGGTGAACGCCATGACCTTGTGGCGGGCCAGGGAGACGCCCATCGCCTCCGCGGCGATCTCGTCCTCGCGGATCGCCTGCAGCGCCCGCCCGTGGCTCGAGAACTTCAGTTTCGTCAGGACGAACAGGGTGATCCCGAGCAGCGCGAACGTCCACCCCAGCGACTTCCCGAAGTCGCTGGGGACGCCGGCGTACCCGAGCGCGCCGTTCGTGAACGGCGCGAACAGGCTGGTGGACGCCGTGAGGCGGATGATCTCCCCGAA encodes:
- a CDS encoding ABC transporter substrate-binding protein, with the protein product MKRGITSLVAMIGILATTLVWAQSADELVIVRPSDPVSLDAQEETTAPGAWVFGNVIEPLITLNADMEIEGRLAERWEFVDDTRLRFYLREGIEFHDGTPFNAEAVKFTWDRSLFADPPGRWASLAGPIASVDVVDEYTVDIVAEKPYGPLLLTSTMVYTGVVSPAAVERLGEDYARNPVGTGPFKFVEWRTNESITLEANDDYWRGRPELDRVVFRTVPEAGARTLALQSGEADMLLKPNPADLASFESSEAFDVHAATGLRVFYLGFNLERAPLDEPLVRQAIAHAIDVPGIVENLLEDAATVPTSVISPGVLGYADMNLDERYPYDPDAAIALLEEAGFTQNDAGIMERDGEELTLQMLPAAGRYLQDQEVAEVIQEFLRQAGIQVELNVFEWATTFTELREDPLQYDMFSFGWLTTTADADYTMYSNFRSDQFPPESWNSWRYANDEVDELLTQAREETDVATREGLYADVQAILAEDLPAVPIYNTIEVTVVGADVEGFEPHPIEYNLDLYPVSKAE
- a CDS encoding GntR family transcriptional regulator yields the protein MSVPEPPPPLPLRIDRDLPVSIHAQLLGQIEYGIATGRLAPGHRLPSVRELAEQLSVSPVTVANVFKALRERDLIETVPGRGTFAARRDDDAPPNPHLPAIHHAIDDVVRLAERHGMPPEELATLLSVRLQSRAMEPTLDVWLVGIYDAATARYGRALGERLGRHVSTTTFERLRGDTLERVTNADLALTFAYRRRELLTRLGGRGPRVASLRFLPQTGVRSALATLSPFSRVGVVSALPSFLPTFLDGVRSYAGHVADVRGTVLDAADVDALVATSDVVVYSTGADAVLERIPADLHAFEYRHDPDPVWVERHIVPQVQAATLAQPTPPKEAQCTSTT
- a CDS encoding creatininase family protein codes for the protein MHVHDMSWFDMEAYLKRDDRVVVPLGSLEQHAYLSLGVDNILSQRVALEAAGPLGVPVMPGVPYGLTPYQTSWPGTVTLRVDTYLALLRDLMDGLARQGFRRILFVNGHGGNAGVRGLLQEWMMDHPGTSVRWHDWWSAPETWAKVQSIDPAASHASWMETFPWTRLDADRDVPTTAKPMVDFEVLRALAPADVRAYVGDGNMGGAYEKPDEVMLALWEVGVTETRAAIEGPWSA
- a CDS encoding 2-dehydropantoate 2-reductase; protein product: MTTLVWGAGAIGGTIGAYAHRAGHDVTLVDVEASHVDAVRRSGLTIEGPVDTFTVSVPAYEPHELSGRYDAVLLCTKAQHTPQALDAIEAVLAPSGYVASFQNGLNEWTVRDRVGPDRTIGAFVNFGADYLGPGRIHFGGRGTVTIGELDGRTSDRLVSLHALVRAFDPATRITDNVWGYLWGKMGYGAMLFASALTNESIADVLDARDVRPILDALAAEVLQVAQVEGVIPFGFNGFDPVAFGPAGNAAMRAASYDAMVAHNRGSAKTHSGVWRDLAVRKRRTEIDAQFGPIVARAQAAGRATPTLARLIDVVHDVEEGRRPQAWDTLHAVADVPEVA
- a CDS encoding SDR family NAD(P)-dependent oxidoreductase produces the protein MNVRFDGDVVLVTGAAQGIGRGIALAFADLGAHVHACDVDATELDATRAEAERRGVPLAASRVDVTDRTSVSAWVDGVEAAEGRIDVIVNVAGGVLGQVGRPLEEVPEEDWKAIFAVNVDGAFHTATAAAPVFKRRRAGRIVTISSGAGLGVSLTGIQAYAAAKAAQIGLTRQLAHELGPWGVRVNAIAPGFVRSNPTTERQWASYGAEGQKRLIESIGLRRLGTVDDVVHPVLFLASEQAGWITGQTLPVDGGRA
- a CDS encoding dipeptidase: MTRADLPTVLDDLAGAFEAHRTAVAEFVAIPSVSTDPAHADDVRRAAGWIETRLRAMGDLRVERIDTPRHPAVLASWDGAPGAPTVLVYGHMDVQPPDPLDAWASPPFELDERDGRWYARGISDDKASMLIPILVAEAFFRHGAPPVNLRLLFEAEEEIGSPHLPEIVRSRAGELACDVVLSADGGMWKAEVPALTTRARGMTGLELRVRTAGKDLHSGRHGGAIHNPTHALARIVASLHDDAGRVAVEGFYDGVATPSEARLAELDRLPFDEATYLHEVGAPGTYGEPGYGTLARQWLRPTVEVNGLGGGYQGPGSKTVLPWEAFAKITCRLVPGQDPDAVLDALERHLHAVRPPGVTLAIRRSELGAPAYVMPDDHPVLHAAEAVLEATFDQRPVRVGMGGSVPIAATFAETLGADTLFFSFSTADENIHAPNEFYRPERFALGLEAWARLWHRLASSLPPTSS
- a CDS encoding RraA family protein, whose translation is MSGREDTPDVAALLDVLRTHVGIGDLTCILSDRADVRVLDVDWGVRLGPPCFVGRARTVTTNGGVAPIRTMLPALLPGDVLVVRSSHPSAAVFGDRLADAATARGVTGVVVDGKVRDVVALEAGTLPVVARGVRPQRHDAVGAGTQDTPLAIGSTYVAPHDIVVGDRNGVVGVPASSSEHVLSDLDAWIEAERTADQAAPSPREG
- a CDS encoding peroxiredoxin — its product is MSDAPTAPDATPTAGPTLPRLNEPAPEFTATTTQGTIALSDYRGRWVVLFSHPADFTPVCSTEFLAFAREASAFEARGASLIGLSIDSVHAHLAWLHDLEQMTGEPVPFPVIADLDMKVSNRFGMIHPGASETAAVRAVFLIDPEGVLRGMLYYPLNVGRSIPEVLRFLDALQFSDAQKMSTPADWTPGDPAIVKAPATMEEIRNDDPSTYHDYRRWYLRLNEPA
- a CDS encoding ABC transporter ATP-binding protein produces the protein MSDAAPGPAPENLLELRKVTTHYGPIRVLHDVDMVIHPGEMVCLLGGNASGKSTTLKTILGIVRVSEGEMYFRGERADTLDTAQRIERGMAVVPENRRIFPKMTVRENLEMGAYLRNDRKAIREDVDYVVNLFPRIGERLNQQGGTMSGGEQQMLAMGRALMSRPKLILMDEPSMGLAPLFVEKIFEIIKTVNDEGISVFVVEQNANVALSIADRGYVLQTGEVVLSGPARDLLEDEAMKKAYLGDV
- a CDS encoding ABC transporter ATP-binding protein; the protein is MLSVRDVSKSFGGLQATSHLSFDVEPGEIVSVIGPNGAGKTTLFNLITGVYTPDAGDVLLEGQSLVGKAPDQVVGEGVARTFQNLRLFTNLSVLENVLIPQHRRRHVPWWQAVLRTRSYREAERVMHERALEALSFFGPRLMSFRLHQPVYVLSYANRRRTEMARAMATGAKMLLLDEPSAGMNPKETKEITQIIQRMRDEGGYTILLVEHKMNLVGEISDRVIVLDYGRKIAEGAYEDVVNDPAVLEAYLGKRSDDAREEGAA
- a CDS encoding branched-chain amino acid ABC transporter permease, with translation MPGERPITRNALLTLGVVAVVALLLAWVQGAGGAKLNDTLALFAIWGIAALSLNLINGTTGILSLGHHGFMLIGGYVTALLILPDSARQQISSSARSAMTPFTLGLSVESWFAALGLEALTTPGTLWVRFVVALFIGGLVAMLFGLIVGIPSLRLKGDYLAIVTFGFGEIIRLTASTSLFAPFTNGALGYAGVPSDFGKSLGWTFALLGITLFVLTKLKFSSHGRALQAIREDEIAAEAMGVSLARHKVMAFTISAFFAGIAGGLWVSYLSAARLDFFLFFLTFFFLVAISVGGTGSYTGVLMGTAVVVFVQQYGDPLERTYPLETWFAILGALVLAAGLGGAAFRRRKRLRPVWHPLTILLAGIGAVVLAVALLFPDAAAFDGTFQAFGMRRILLAVLLITIMALRPEGIMSRAEFSWAWLLRERRAEPSDDERAQDAWLTNPDLNRAGAAAADGAAGSAAGSAADGAAGAADPVEPYDYASDHPSAQGDPLPRALLDDDGPGAHPLLERGTKPRDVQRHGVAGDPDFHPDAPDDGASGDADDDGGDAGGGATDDGDEGRT